Within the candidate division WOR-3 bacterium genome, the region GGGGGTTTTGGCAGATATTTAACCGCTGAAGAACTAATGGACATTAAAAAGGAAGCCGAGCAATTGTTACCGGAAGCAATAAAATCTTGGGAAGTTACTCGTGACCTTCATTATACCACTTTTTGTGAAGAAAGCATGCTTTTTGTTTGTCTAAAACCGCCAACCGATGAATATGGTTTCTGGGGTGATGAAGTATTGATCTCCAATGGAGAAGAATATCCAATTGAAAAATTTTATTCTTTAATTGAAGAAAGAATTGTTCCCCATTCCTCCGCTAAACATTCTTATTATCAAAATCGTCCTTATATGGTTGGTGCTTTGGCAAGAATGAGTTTATTAGGAGAAAGATTACACAATGCCTCGGCAGAAGCTTTTAAAAAGAGTTATAGTTTAAGTTGGATAAGAAATCCGTTATATAACAATCTTGCCCAAGCAATTGAGATTATTTTTTCGTTAGAAAAAGTAATTTCGACGGCGGAAGAACTTTTAAAGAAAACACCCTTCAAAGAAACATTAATAACTTATCAAAAATTTAATGGGAAAGCGGTCGGCAGCGTTGAAGCACCCCGGGGAACACTTTTCCACTATTATGAATTTAAAAATAAAAAATGCGCGAAAGCAAACTTAATTATTCCAACAGCCCAAAATTATGCCTCTATTGAACAGCATCTGAAAGTTTGTGTTTGTAATATAATTAAAAAATTTGGAGTAAAAGAAGAAGAATTAATTAGTGAATCAGAAAAAATTATTCGCGCCTATGACCCCTGTATTTCTTGTTCTTGTCATATTGTAAGAACTTCTTAATATCCCCAAACTTCTTCCAGATAAACTTTTCTTCGACAGGTAGGGCAAAGAATTTGTAAATGGGAAGCCCGGTAAGGAAATTCTTTAGTTTCTATTTTTGGCTCGTAAACCAAACCTAATTCTTTATAATAAGTTAAAAATAAAGTTGGGTTAGCCGAAATTAAAGTTCCAACTTTTTTGGCAACCCAAATTATTTGGTCTTTGGGAGCAATTATTTCGCCACAAGAAGCACAAAGGATTAATTCTTTTTCTATTTCGTTTTTATAATTATCTTTTTTTAAAGAGGCTAAATCAAATTCCGGTGTGTGTTTAATCCCTTCGCCCGTAATACAATATCTTACACATTGACCACAATAAATACATTTTTCTTGATAATGAATAACTTTTCTAATTTTTTTATCTTTATCGTCAATTATCTCTCTTGCCTTAGAAGGACAAACTTCCGCACAAGCACCGCACCCAACACATTTCTCTTCATTGAAAACGATTTTTCCCCGAAAATTAGGAAAAACTTTTGCTGGCCGATAAGGAAATTTTATTGTATAAGGACCCTTAAAAATTGCTTTGATGGCTTCTTTTAATTCTCTTAATTTAGGTTGTCTCATCTTCTTTGCTTATTTGAGAATAACCTTTTTTATCTTCACTAAATTTATCAACAATACTTTTGTACCAAAGTTTTGTTCCAAAAAGTAGTGAACCACGGGATAAAGCATGGGCAGCAACCGGCATTGTAAAAAGAATGAATAAGGCACAAATCAACGCTTTAATTCCCATTTGGGTAAAACCACTAATAAAAAAGATACCAAACATTATACCACAAGTACCAATAGTAACGCATTTTGTTGATGCTTGCATACGATTATATAAATCAGGAAATTTCACTAATCCCAAAGCACCCAATAAATCAAAGATTACGCCCACAATAATAAATATCCAACCTAAATAATAAAAGAACATAAATTCTCCTTTTTAATCATCTAAATTTCTTCCCTCTAAATATTTTGCTAATGCCAAAGTTCCAACAAAAGCCAATATGGCAATGGTAATTGAAAGGTCTAATAAATAAGGTAAATTATAACGAAAAGCCATCAAAGCAGTTATTCCACAGAAAAGAATTGACATAATATCAACAGCAATTGCGCGGTCAGAGATAGACGGTCCTCTTAATGCCCGATAAAGACTAAAAAAGGCAGCCAATGATAAAATAGTAATTAATATACTCATATTTACTCAAAAATCCTTTTTAAATATTTTTCAAAAGTTTGGGCAATTATTTTCTTTGCCTTTTCCTCATCTTCTTCTTTTATCCAAATCCAATGGATATAAAGAGTATCGCCATCTATTTCACAAGTCATTGTTCCCGGTGTCAAAGTAATAGAATTGGCTAAAAAAGTTTTAGCAATATCCGTTTTTAAAGATGTTTTTATTTTTATAATCCCTGGTTTTAAAGGCATACCAGGATGCAAAACTCTTAAAGCAACATCTAAATTCGCTTCTAAACACTTATAAGCAAAGATGGGGATGTAAACTAAAAGCCAAAACCACCGGTGGACTTGGAAAATTTTTATTGGCTTTTCAATAAAATAACCACCAAAAATAATACCGCTCAATAAAGAAACCACAACACCGACAATAATTTCATCGTAATTTAAACTAAAAGTAAGTAAAAACCATAAAATTAAAGCAACAATAAAAAAGATAACCTTTCTCATCATCTCATTAAAACTAATCTTGCGTATTCAATACCTCTAATTATTGCCTCGCTTGCCTTACTAATTAAATTTGGTTCTAGATAATTAAAATAGAAAATACCAAGAATAAGAATTAGAAAGACCAAAAATAGAAAACTTATCGCTATCAAACCCGACTCTTTCACTTCTTCGCCCTCTCTTTTTGTGAAAACTTTATTGGTAATTTTTAATAAATAAGCCAAAGTTAATAATGAAAATATTCCTAAAACAATTGCCAGCCAAAACATTTTTTCTTTGATGGCTCCTAAAATTAAAAATAGTTTTGGGAAGAACCCTAAGAAAGGCGGAATTCCTGCCAAAGAAAGAGCACCTAAAGTATATACTATTCCGGAAAAAGGCATTCTCTTTTTTAAAAAAGCAAGTTCATTAATATCCAAAGTACCCATTTCTCTTTCTACTGGTCCAGCAGTCAAAAATAAAAGACCCTTACCCAAAGCGTGGGCGAAAATTAAAGATAAAGCACCGGTAATTCCCCAAAAGTTGGCAATGCCCAATCCTACAAATATATATCCTATTTGACTTACACTAGAATAGGCTAACAATCTTTTATAATTTTCTTGTTTTAAGGCAATAAAACCAGCAATTATAATCGATAAAATCCCGAGGATAATTAGAATATCAAAATAATGGGAAGCATTATTTCTATTTAAACCAAATACATTAAAGATTAAACGGGAAAGAGCATAAACACCCAAGGTCTTAATGAACACACCAGAAAGCATTGCTGAAATTGGAGCCGGTGCCTGAGAATGAGCATCTGGTAGCCAAAAATGGAAAGGAAAGAGAGCAGATTTTATTAGAAATCCAAAGGTTAGAAGGGAGATAATAAACCAGAATAAAGTTCCCTTATTTTCATTTATAAAAGTATTAGCAATATCTGCCATATTTAATGTGGAAGTCTTTGAATAAATGAGGGCAATCGCTAAAAGAATAGTTAAACCCGCAATCTCACCAATAACCTGGTATTTGAAACTGGCTTCCAAGTCTTCTTTTTCTACACCAAAAGCAACTAACGCATAGGAAGAAATTGCTGAAATTTCAATAAAGACAAAAAGGTTAAATAAGTCACCGGTGATTGCGATACCATTTAAACCAGCAACCATTAATAAGAATAATGTCCAGAATTTCCAGCGACCAGTATAATTATCTAAATAAGTAATCGAATAAATAGCGCAAGCAAAACTCAAAAGATTGATTATCAAAACCATTAACAATGATAAACTATCAAAAGTGAAAACAATTCCTAAGGGAATCGGTTTTATCGGCCATTTACCAATCTCATAGACATAAATATTACCGAAAATTGGCAATAGAAAAAGGGAATAAATACTTAAAATCAATAGTAATGTAGTAATAATATTTCCAATAATATCTGATAATCTTTCCCATATTTTAGAAAGTAAGGGAATTAAAAAAGCACCTAATAAAGGTAAAGCAGTAAATAACGGTAAATAATTCATTCTTTTAACCTTTTTATTTCTTTAATATCAAAAGTTTTATATTTTTCATAAATTCTTATTGCTACGGATAAAAGCAAAGCAGTAGTACCCAAACCAATTACGATTGCTGTCAAAACCAAAGCCTGAGGAATTGGATCAACGAAATTCCTTGCTTGTTGAGCATTAGTATAAATTGGTGCTAAGGCATCTTTTTTATAACCAATAAACGCAAAAAATAGATTTACCGCATATTCCAATAAGCAAAAGCCAATAGCAATTTTAATCAAATTCCTTTTTGTTAATATCGCATAAATACCAATTAGAAAAAGAATTATACAACCTAAATAAGGTAACATAATTACTCCTTCATTATAAATCTTGTTGCAGCAATTGCTAAAAAGATAGCAAAAAGTCCAGCCCCAACTTTTATGCCAATCGCTACATTACATAAAGGTATTATTCCCGAAGAAAAAAGCATAAAGACTTTTCCTTTTGGTAAAAAATTATAGAAAAATTGAGAACCTAAAATAAGACCAAATAAAGCAATAAGAACAAACAAAAGTCCACCAATACTTTCGAAAATTGAAGAATAAATATAACTTATCCTTTCTTTTATCTCTTCACTACCGAAGGCGAGGATTAAAAGAATAAAGGAAGCAGAAATTATTACTCCGCCAGCAAAACCACCGCCAGGAGTTAGATGACCGTGAAAAATAATATATATCCCATAAAGAAAGATTAAACCTACCAAAAGTTTCGTTATTGTTTTTACAATAATTGTCATTCCCCTCATTTTATTTTCCCTATCTTTCTTAAAATTGTTAATACTCCAATTACCGAAGTAAAAAGAACAGTTGCTTCTCCTAAAGTATCATATCCCCGAAAATCTAAAATAACTGCTGCCACTTGATTGGCTGCCCTTATCTCTTCAAATCCTTTCGCTAAATAATGGGAAGCAATTTTCATAATTGGCATTCCAAATTGAGGTAATTCTTTTAACGCCAAAATAGAAAGAATTAAAAAGAATATTCCAAAAAGGACAAAAACTCCTTTTGTTAAATAATCTCTTACTTTCATTCTCTCTTCTAAGGTTGTATCAATATGGGTAGTTTTTAATATCACTCCAACAAAGATAACTACTGTTAAAACTTCAACAACTATTTGGACAATTGCCAAATCAGGTGCCTGGGTTAAAATAAACATAATCGCTACTGAAAAACCAACAATTCCTAAAGAGATTGCTGAAGCAAGTAAATCTTTAATCTCTACCGCAACAATTCCAGCACCAATAGCCACTATTAATAAAATATAAAGTTCAATCATAAAACTAAAATTAATAAAATTATAATAATTCCGATAAATATTACAACTAAATAATCACTCAGAATTCCTGATTGAATTTTTCTTAATAAACCACCAAAAATTTCTGAAAGATAAGCAATTACCTGATAGATTAATTCTAAAATGTAATCAATCACTTTTTTAAACAATAAAGATAAAACACCAAAAATTGCCTTAAAATAATTGTAAAAATCAAAACTACCTTCTTCGCCAAATTCATATCCTTTACTTAATAGTGGTGCTTCTTTGATTGGTGAATAGAATTGGTCGCCAGAAAAATGTCTCTCTTCCTCTTTTAACATTTCACCACCAACAAAAATTTCCTTTCTTTCGACTTTCTTTATCGTTCTCAATAAATAAATAATAAATCCAATAATAGTTCCCAAGATAATTAAGATAAATGCCAATAATGGTTGCCAAAATCCAAATTCTTCAATTTTAAATGGTAAAGAAGGATAAATAAGTCCCTTTAAAGGCAAAGGAATTGCTAATATACCAAATAAAACACATAAAAATGCCAATAAAGTTGAAGGAAACCATAATGAAAAATTAACCTCTTTTATCCTTTCATATTCTTTTGGTCTTTCACCAAGAAAGATAGAATGGGTTAACTTTAAAAAGGAAGCCAAAGTAAGGATACTACCAAGCATTGCTGCCAAGAGATATAAAGGAAATAGATAATTTCCTTCTTTATATAAATAAATAACTCCTTGATAAACCATCCATTTTGAGAAAAAGCCGTTTAATGGCGGAATTCCCGAAATTGCTAAAGCAGAAATCAAAAAGGAGGTAAAGGTTATTGGCATATTAGTTGCTAAACCACCTAACTTTTCAATTTTTGTTTCTTTAGTCCAGAACTCCACTTGACCAGTAGTTAAAAAGAGAGCAGTTTTATAAATCACATTATTAAGCATATGGAAAAGACCGCCAGCAATACCAATAGGAATTCCAGTACCAATTCCTAAAACCATATAACCAACTTGGGATACAGCATGGAACGAAAGTAACCTCATCGCCTCTTTTTGGATTAGCGCCATTAATACTGCTGCTAAAATTGTTATTGAGCCAATTATCATTAAATAATTTTTCAATATAAAATTGGTATTCAAATCAAAAAGATAATAACTTGCTCTTAAAAGAAGATAAATTCCCAAAAGTTTATCTAAGGACGCTGGAATAAATGCCATTGTTGATGCTGGCATAACTTTGCTAATATCTGGTATCCAAGAGTGGAGCGGAATAGCACCTGCCTTCGCAAAGCAACCGATTGTAATTAGAATAAAAGCAAGGATATTTATAGTATTATTTAAAGATAATCGCCAATTTAAAGAAATATTGCCGTAGGAAATGAATAATAAGGCAAGCCCAAGGATTAATAGAAAATCACTCAATCCTAAAATAAAGATACTCTTTATAAAAGCAGATTCACCGTTATTTTTAGTAGTAAGTTGGAAAAAGCCAAAGATTAAAGAAAGCAAGATTCCCCAAAAGATTATTAGGGTTAAAATATCTCCTGCCAAAGCAATTCCGCAACCAATTGCGCCGATTAAAAGCAGATAATAAAAGTATTCTTTTTTCTTTTCATAGTATTTTAAATAACGGATAGAATAAATTAAAATCAAAAGGGTAAAAAGGGAAATAAATAAAATAATAAAACCACTTAATTTATCAATACTAAAATTTAATACATCAAAAATCTTTCTTGTTATTTCTATTTTTCTTGACATAAGGAAAATTCTTATTGCGTAATAAAAGTTTAAGAAGGCTCCTAAGAAATAAAACTCATTTCTTAAAAAATTAATTAAATAACCTAAAAATCCAAAAATTATCGGTAAAACAATTAAAAGTTCAAAACTGCTCATAATATTTTAAAAAAGTAAACTAAAAATATAATTCCAAATATTAATAATAAAAGTCCAAAAATATAAACAATGGAATTAGCGATAATATTTTCTCCTTTCTCTTTTTTTAATAGCGGATAAAATTTTAAGGTATAAAGTAAAGTGAAAAGGGAACTAATTATTGCTAAAATTCCTAAAAAGATATTTATTTTTAAACTACCAATAATAATCAGTAGTTTGCCAACAAAACCTAAAAGAGGTGGAATTCCCATTAAAGATAACGATAAGAGTGCTAATCCAAAATTAGTTCCGTTATCTTCTTTTGCTTCCATTTTATAAAATAATCCAGGCTTGGCTAAGGCATGGGAAAGGATTAAAATTAAACCACCAATTATTCCGTATTCATTTTTTAAAGCGAAACCTAATAAAATAAAAGAAAGTTGGCTGATTGTGGAATATGCCAAAATCCTTTTTATCTCCTTCTCAAAATAGGCAATTCCACCAGCAATTATTGAAGTAAGAATTGCTAAAATAATAACAAAATAATAGAAACTACTTTCCACTTCCAACCAAAAAGAAGTAAATATTTTGTAAAAGATAATTAAACCTAAATTTTCAGCAATTCCGCAAAGAAGGGCAATCACTGGTATTGGCGAAACTTCGTAAACCGGAGGTAGCCAATTATAAAAAGGAACAATCGCTGATTTCGTAAAGATACCACAGGAGAGTAAAATACCTGAAGTTAAAGAAATATTGTAAATATTTTCTAAATTAAAAGCCTCAAAGGAAATTCTCTCAATATTATTCTCTGTTAAAATCAATAAAATTCCGATTAACATCAATATCGCACCAGCAAAATTAAAGTATAAAAGGTAATTACCTGCCTTAATATTCTCTCTTCTTATTAATACCAATCGCCAAGTTGCTAACGTGGATATTTCAAAGAAGATATAGATTAATAAGAGATTGTTAGAGATAATGATAAAATAACTGGCAATAATAAGCAGAATTAAAAAGAGATAGAATTCAAAATTCCTCACTAATTTATCTTTAAAAGAATAAATTAAGGTTGCCAAGAAGGGAAGGAGAAAGGTAAATAATAAGTATTGATTTACAAAATTTTTATCTAAAATCATATTTTATTATATTTCCTTTTTAATTTTTCGGTCAATTCCCAAGATAATTTTAAGATATCTTCATAATCCATAATCTTTTTTTTATCAGCATACACCGCAATCCTTTCGGTACAACAATAGCAAGGGTCAACAGCGGCCAAGGTTAATGCCGCATCAGCAATTGAATAACCAACACAGGCATAAGCATTAGAAGCAATATTCATATAACTTGGCGCCCTTATTTTATGTCTAATCGGATGGTTCATTCCGCTTGTCCTTACATAGTGAAAAACTTCTCCTCTTGGTGCCTCTGCCCTGCCAATTCCTTCGCCCATTGGAATCTCATCAACTTTCGTCTCAATCTCTCCTTTAGGCATCTTTTTTAAACATTGTCTAATTATCTTTATTGATTCTAAACATTCTAACAATCTTACTTTTGCTTTTGCTAATACATCTCCCTCTTCAAAGGTAATCACATCCCATTCAATTCTATCATATGCCGCGTGTGGATCATCTTTTCTCACATCTATTTTTAAACCACTTGCCCGCGCGGTCGGACCAACAACACCATAATCAATTGCCACCTCTTTTGGTAAAATCCCAACATCCTTTAATCTTGCTAAAATTACCGGATCATCTAATATTGCCTTGGTAAACATCCAAGTTGCCTTTTCTACTTCTAATAGGATATTCTCAATCACTGGTATCTGTTCATCTTTTATATCCCATCTGACACCACCAACTTTATTCATCGCATAATGGTTTCTATTTCCCGTAACCATTTCAAAAATGTCTAATATTGGTTCCCGATATTTCCATGCCCACATCCAAACGGTATTATAACCAATAAAATGACCAGCCAGTCCCAGCCAGAGAAAATGAGAATGGATTCTTTCTAATTCGTGATTTATTGTCCTTATATATAATGCCCTTTCTGGTACCTGGATTTTTGCCGCATCCTCTACCGCCTGAACAAAAGCCAAAGGATGGGAATTGGAACAGATACCACATATCCTTTCTACTAAATAGGCAATTTGCTCATAAGTCATTTTTGGTGATAAAAATTCGTGTCCCCGATGATTATAACCAATATTTATCTCTACCTCTACCACCTTTTCTCCTTCAACAATTAATTTAAAGAATTCTGGCTCTTCTTGTAAAGGATGATAAGGACCAATTGGAATAACTCTTCTCATATCCCTTCGTAATCTCTCCTTAAAGGATGTTTATCTCTTGGCCAATCTTCACTTGTTAGTAATGGTTTTAAGTTTTTATGACCAATAAAATTAACTCCCAGAAGTTCCCAAATCTCCCTTTCAATCCACTCGCTTGCCTTTGTTATATCAGAAATTGTATCAACTTCTGGATTATCTCGATCAGTAATAATTTTTACCGTGTAATATGTGCCGGTTTTATCTTCGGAAAAATGGTAAAGGATTTCTATACCATCTCTCGTATCAACACCGGTCATAATAGATAACCTTAAACCTTTCTCTTTATGTAAAAAATAAGCAATCTCTCTAATCTTTTCTTTACTTATTTTTAGATATAATCTTCTTTTGTTATGTTCGTAAACTTCTATTTCGGGAAATCTATTTTTTATCTCTGTTAACAATTCACTCATAATTTACTTAATGCCTTAACCACACCAGCAATTATCGCTTCTGGTTTTGGAGGACAACCAGGAATATAAACATCCACTGGTATATGTTTATCATAAGGTCCAACAA harbors:
- a CDS encoding Ni/Fe hydrogenase subunit alpha; its protein translation is MKKIKVDLVTRVEGHGNIYIEIYKNKFKSIKFEIPEGPRLFETLVLNKTPEEVLNIVCRICAICNVSHRYSAIRALEKIGNIKVPNEIILLRDLAHYGEMLESHALHLFFLALPDFLGFPDAISMAEKFPDLVQIGLRIKKFGNSIMEKILGRMMHGENMIIGGFGRYLTAEELMDIKKEAEQLLPEAIKSWEVTRDLHYTTFCEESMLFVCLKPPTDEYGFWGDEVLISNGEEYPIEKFYSLIEERIVPHSSAKHSYYQNRPYMVGALARMSLLGERLHNASAEAFKKSYSLSWIRNPLYNNLAQAIEIIFSLEKVISTAEELLKKTPFKETLITYQKFNGKAVGSVEAPRGTLFHYYEFKNKKCAKANLIIPTAQNYASIEQHLKVCVCNIIKKFGVKEEELISESEKIIRAYDPCISCSCHIVRTS
- a CDS encoding 4Fe-4S binding protein produces the protein MRQPKLRELKEAIKAIFKGPYTIKFPYRPAKVFPNFRGKIVFNEEKCVGCGACAEVCPSKAREIIDDKDKKIRKVIHYQEKCIYCGQCVRYCITGEGIKHTPEFDLASLKKDNYKNEIEKELILCASCGEIIAPKDQIIWVAKKVGTLISANPTLFLTYYKELGLVYEPKIETKEFPYRASHLQILCPTCRRKVYLEEVWGY
- the mnhG gene encoding monovalent cation/H(+) antiporter subunit G, which translates into the protein MFFYYLGWIFIIVGVIFDLLGALGLVKFPDLYNRMQASTKCVTIGTCGIMFGIFFISGFTQMGIKALICALFILFTMPVAAHALSRGSLLFGTKLWYKSIVDKFSEDKKGYSQISKEDETT
- a CDS encoding monovalent cation/H+ antiporter complex subunit F; the encoded protein is MSILITILSLAAFFSLYRALRGPSISDRAIAVDIMSILFCGITALMAFRYNLPYLLDLSITIAILAFVGTLALAKYLEGRNLDD
- a CDS encoding Na+/H+ antiporter subunit E encodes the protein MRKVIFFIVALILWFLLTFSLNYDEIIVGVVVSLLSGIIFGGYFIEKPIKIFQVHRWFWLLVYIPIFAYKCLEANLDVALRVLHPGMPLKPGIIKIKTSLKTDIAKTFLANSITLTPGTMTCEIDGDTLYIHWIWIKEEDEEKAKKIIAQTFEKYLKRIFE
- a CDS encoding proton-conducting transporter membrane subunit, with product MNYLPLFTALPLLGAFLIPLLSKIWERLSDIIGNIITTLLLILSIYSLFLLPIFGNIYVYEIGKWPIKPIPLGIVFTFDSLSLLMVLIINLLSFACAIYSITYLDNYTGRWKFWTLFLLMVAGLNGIAITGDLFNLFVFIEISAISSYALVAFGVEKEDLEASFKYQVIGEIAGLTILLAIALIYSKTSTLNMADIANTFINENKGTLFWFIISLLTFGFLIKSALFPFHFWLPDAHSQAPAPISAMLSGVFIKTLGVYALSRLIFNVFGLNRNNASHYFDILIILGILSIIIAGFIALKQENYKRLLAYSSVSQIGYIFVGLGIANFWGITGALSLIFAHALGKGLLFLTAGPVEREMGTLDINELAFLKKRMPFSGIVYTLGALSLAGIPPFLGFFPKLFLILGAIKEKMFWLAIVLGIFSLLTLAYLLKITNKVFTKREGEEVKESGLIAISFLFLVFLILILGIFYFNYLEPNLISKASEAIIRGIEYARLVLMR
- a CDS encoding sodium:proton antiporter, coding for MLPYLGCIILFLIGIYAILTKRNLIKIAIGFCLLEYAVNLFFAFIGYKKDALAPIYTNAQQARNFVDPIPQALVLTAIVIGLGTTALLLSVAIRIYEKYKTFDIKEIKRLKE
- a CDS encoding MnhB domain-containing protein; protein product: MTIIVKTITKLLVGLIFLYGIYIIFHGHLTPGGGFAGGVIISASFILLILAFGSEEIKERISYIYSSIFESIGGLLFVLIALFGLILGSQFFYNFLPKGKVFMLFSSGIIPLCNVAIGIKVGAGLFAIFLAIAATRFIMKE
- the mbhE gene encoding hydrogen gas-evolving membrane-bound hydrogenase subunit E, with protein sequence MIELYILLIVAIGAGIVAVEIKDLLASAISLGIVGFSVAIMFILTQAPDLAIVQIVVEVLTVVIFVGVILKTTHIDTTLEERMKVRDYLTKGVFVLFGIFFLILSILALKELPQFGMPIMKIASHYLAKGFEEIRAANQVAAVILDFRGYDTLGEATVLFTSVIGVLTILRKIGKIK
- a CDS encoding proton-conducting transporter membrane subunit translates to MSSFELLIVLPIIFGFLGYLINFLRNEFYFLGAFLNFYYAIRIFLMSRKIEITRKIFDVLNFSIDKLSGFIILFISLFTLLILIYSIRYLKYYEKKKEYFYYLLLIGAIGCGIALAGDILTLIIFWGILLSLIFGFFQLTTKNNGESAFIKSIFILGLSDFLLILGLALLFISYGNISLNWRLSLNNTINILAFILITIGCFAKAGAIPLHSWIPDISKVMPASTMAFIPASLDKLLGIYLLLRASYYLFDLNTNFILKNYLMIIGSITILAAVLMALIQKEAMRLLSFHAVSQVGYMVLGIGTGIPIGIAGGLFHMLNNVIYKTALFLTTGQVEFWTKETKIEKLGGLATNMPITFTSFLISALAISGIPPLNGFFSKWMVYQGVIYLYKEGNYLFPLYLLAAMLGSILTLASFLKLTHSIFLGERPKEYERIKEVNFSLWFPSTLLAFLCVLFGILAIPLPLKGLIYPSLPFKIEEFGFWQPLLAFILIILGTIIGFIIYLLRTIKKVERKEIFVGGEMLKEEERHFSGDQFYSPIKEAPLLSKGYEFGEEGSFDFYNYFKAIFGVLSLLFKKVIDYILELIYQVIAYLSEIFGGLLRKIQSGILSDYLVVIFIGIIIILLILVL
- a CDS encoding complex I subunit 5 family protein, whose amino-acid sequence is MILDKNFVNQYLLFTFLLPFLATLIYSFKDKLVRNFEFYLFLILLIIASYFIIISNNLLLIYIFFEISTLATWRLVLIRRENIKAGNYLLYFNFAGAILMLIGILLILTENNIERISFEAFNLENIYNISLTSGILLSCGIFTKSAIVPFYNWLPPVYEVSPIPVIALLCGIAENLGLIIFYKIFTSFWLEVESSFYYFVIILAILTSIIAGGIAYFEKEIKRILAYSTISQLSFILLGFALKNEYGIIGGLILILSHALAKPGLFYKMEAKEDNGTNFGLALLSLSLMGIPPLLGFVGKLLIIIGSLKINIFLGILAIISSLFTLLYTLKFYPLLKKEKGENIIANSIVYIFGLLLLIFGIIFLVYFFKIL
- a CDS encoding nickel-dependent hydrogenase large subunit, which gives rise to MRRVIPIGPYHPLQEEPEFFKLIVEGEKVVEVEINIGYNHRGHEFLSPKMTYEQIAYLVERICGICSNSHPLAFVQAVEDAAKIQVPERALYIRTINHELERIHSHFLWLGLAGHFIGYNTVWMWAWKYREPILDIFEMVTGNRNHYAMNKVGGVRWDIKDEQIPVIENILLEVEKATWMFTKAILDDPVILARLKDVGILPKEVAIDYGVVGPTARASGLKIDVRKDDPHAAYDRIEWDVITFEEGDVLAKAKVRLLECLESIKIIRQCLKKMPKGEIETKVDEIPMGEGIGRAEAPRGEVFHYVRTSGMNHPIRHKIRAPSYMNIASNAYACVGYSIADAALTLAAVDPCYCCTERIAVYADKKKIMDYEDILKLSWELTEKLKRKYNKI
- a CDS encoding NADH-quinone oxidoreductase subunit C, with product MSELLTEIKNRFPEIEVYEHNKRRLYLKISKEKIREIAYFLHKEKGLRLSIMTGVDTRDGIEILYHFSEDKTGTYYTVKIITDRDNPEVDTISDITKASEWIEREIWELLGVNFIGHKNLKPLLTSEDWPRDKHPLRRDYEGI